In one window of Methanosarcina vacuolata Z-761 DNA:
- the rsgA gene encoding ribosome small subunit-dependent GTPase A — translation MNNHSETENSGHNSVHSDADKIPGWNEDLELAFSAYKGPYTPGRVASRHKTVCEVLVSGAVVQAGISGALLKIGKQPVVGDFVVLLDQPELGSRMVVNILPRRTCLSRGAAGDGSGEQVIAANLDTIFIVTSVGKDLNLRRLERYLAIVYSSGANPVILLNKIDLEDNPTRLVEKIRSIAGDVPVIPLSALSKTGLDELSPYLNPGETVALIGSSGVGKSTLINAFLGETVQKTGDIRKDDEKGRHTTTVRQLFLLPNGAVLIDNPGIREIQLGDSAEGLEKAFSEIVDAARNCKFKDCTHRDEPGCAVLKAVEEGVISEERLASYHRLTGELIFQSKKAEIGLKRLEKEKWKNIALDIKKYKKSMGKL, via the coding sequence ATGAACAATCATAGCGAAACGGAAAATTCAGGTCATAATTCAGTTCACTCTGACGCCGATAAAATTCCAGGATGGAACGAAGATCTTGAACTGGCATTTTCTGCCTACAAAGGCCCTTACACTCCCGGAAGAGTTGCATCAAGGCATAAAACGGTCTGCGAGGTCCTTGTCTCTGGAGCTGTCGTACAGGCTGGAATCTCAGGTGCACTTCTGAAAATTGGGAAGCAGCCGGTGGTAGGGGATTTTGTCGTTTTGCTTGACCAGCCTGAACTGGGCTCACGCATGGTTGTGAATATCCTGCCCAGGAGGACCTGCCTTTCAAGAGGAGCAGCAGGAGACGGGAGCGGAGAGCAGGTAATTGCTGCAAACCTTGATACCATTTTTATCGTGACGTCGGTTGGTAAGGACCTCAACCTTCGAAGGCTTGAGAGGTATCTTGCCATTGTGTATTCTTCCGGGGCAAACCCTGTGATTTTACTTAACAAAATCGACCTTGAAGATAACCCAACCCGGCTGGTAGAAAAAATCCGGTCCATTGCAGGTGACGTGCCGGTTATTCCATTAAGCGCCCTTTCAAAAACCGGGCTTGACGAACTTAGCCCTTACCTCAACCCTGGGGAAACAGTTGCATTAATCGGTTCCTCAGGCGTCGGAAAATCCACGCTTATCAACGCTTTTCTTGGTGAAACTGTCCAGAAAACCGGAGATATCCGGAAAGACGATGAAAAAGGCAGGCATACAACAACAGTCCGCCAGCTCTTTCTGCTTCCAAACGGAGCAGTCCTTATAGACAACCCCGGGATCAGGGAAATACAGCTCGGAGACTCTGCAGAAGGGCTTGAGAAAGCTTTTTCCGAGATCGTTGACGCAGCCCGCAATTGTAAGTTTAAAGACTGCACTCACCGCGACGAGCCGGGCTGCGCTGTCCTGAAGGCGGTTGAGGAAGGGGTTATTTCTGAGGAACGGCTTGCCAGTTATCACAGATTAACTGGAGAACTCATATTCCAGTCAAAAAAAGCAGAAATTGGGCTGAAACGGCTTGAAAAGGAAAAATGGAAGAATATAGCGTTGGATATTAAGAAATATAAGAAATCTATGGGAAAACTGTGA